The following are from one region of the Archangium lipolyticum genome:
- a CDS encoding TonB-dependent receptor yields MLRLPRARRALLWSCSLSLLCHALPVGAQERTGEGAPAGPDSQGETLVTSSSVPKPLLPASRVGSEVTAEELSRRPARSTPEALLEEEGIFVQRTNHAGGHPIIRGLLGHQVLILVDGVRLNNAVTRAGPNQYLNTVDPFLVDRLEVVRGPSSVLYGSDALGGVVNVLTLTPRFASEGEKRFPASARFQAGSADLSLQGSLRLGVELPDTAALGVVTGRDFNDLRGGAAIGVQRYTGYSEYDAAVKVRQRLAPGAILLVQYQAARQSDAPRTDRSVPGDFRVFSLQERDFLHGQLTVSGAGPFHRLRVDASALRQGERTDRFRVSRDRIEREDSNVWTLGLRAEGERGFAWNGASLRVGADVFHDKVTGGATRGAILVPGDFSPRPELARYPGSPTSLAAGLFGLFQMDLGSNATGHVGARAQLNRTHLPEDDRLALQFPGSPVLAASTAQALGVAGELGLQQRVSEDLTLFTNLGTGFRAPNVDDYLRLGAEGPGYVLPSRELSPENSYTAEVGGRFQRGEVARVQAVYAYTFIDGLVTAVPGALNGETHTPDGLAYLARTNADNAQVHAVELSGQVRPVRSVTLLAQAAWVLSTQKRLDPLRPEAPAETEPYSKSPPLNGLVRATWEPVDFAFVEGVFQWAAKQDRLSAADREDIRICPESPGCEGTPGWAAVHLRAGASWRWLTATLELRNLTDASYRSHASGVDAPGRSVTLALEGRL; encoded by the coding sequence ATGCTTCGACTTCCTCGCGCCAGACGGGCCCTCCTCTGGTCGTGCTCGCTCTCCCTGCTGTGCCACGCCCTCCCCGTGGGAGCCCAGGAGCGGACCGGGGAGGGTGCTCCCGCCGGCCCGGACTCCCAGGGCGAGACGTTGGTGACGTCCTCCAGCGTTCCCAAGCCCCTGCTGCCCGCCTCGCGCGTGGGCTCGGAGGTGACGGCGGAGGAGCTGTCCCGCCGCCCCGCGCGCTCCACGCCGGAGGCGCTCCTGGAGGAGGAGGGCATCTTCGTCCAGCGCACCAACCACGCGGGCGGCCATCCCATCATCCGCGGCCTGCTCGGGCACCAGGTGCTCATCCTCGTGGACGGCGTGCGCCTCAACAACGCCGTCACGCGCGCGGGCCCCAACCAGTACCTCAACACCGTCGACCCGTTCCTCGTCGATCGCCTGGAAGTGGTGCGCGGCCCGTCCTCGGTGCTCTACGGCTCGGACGCGCTGGGGGGCGTCGTCAACGTCCTCACCCTGACGCCGCGCTTCGCCTCCGAAGGGGAGAAGCGCTTTCCCGCCAGCGCGAGGTTTCAGGCCGGGAGCGCGGACCTGAGCCTCCAGGGCAGCCTGCGGCTGGGCGTGGAGCTGCCGGACACCGCGGCGCTCGGCGTGGTGACGGGGCGTGACTTCAATGATCTGCGGGGCGGGGCGGCCATCGGCGTCCAGCGCTACACGGGCTACTCCGAGTACGACGCGGCGGTGAAGGTGCGCCAGCGGCTGGCCCCCGGCGCCATCCTCCTGGTGCAGTACCAGGCCGCGCGCCAGAGCGATGCTCCGCGCACGGATCGCTCGGTGCCCGGCGACTTCCGCGTCTTCTCCCTCCAGGAGCGGGACTTCCTCCACGGCCAGCTCACCGTGAGCGGGGCCGGGCCCTTCCACCGCCTCCGCGTGGACGCGAGCGCGTTGCGGCAGGGCGAGCGCACGGACCGCTTCCGCGTCTCGCGGGACCGCATCGAGCGCGAGGACTCGAACGTGTGGACGCTCGGCCTGCGCGCCGAGGGCGAGCGGGGCTTCGCGTGGAACGGCGCGAGCCTGCGCGTGGGCGCCGACGTCTTCCACGACAAGGTGACGGGCGGGGCCACCCGGGGAGCCATCCTCGTGCCGGGGGACTTCTCTCCGCGTCCGGAGCTGGCGCGCTACCCCGGCTCGCCCACCTCGCTGGCCGCGGGCCTCTTCGGCCTCTTCCAGATGGACCTCGGCTCGAACGCGACGGGGCACGTGGGCGCGAGGGCGCAGCTCAACCGCACCCATCTCCCCGAGGACGACCGGCTGGCCCTGCAGTTCCCCGGCAGCCCCGTGCTGGCGGCCTCCACCGCGCAGGCGCTGGGCGTGGCGGGCGAGCTGGGCCTTCAACAGCGGGTGAGCGAGGATCTCACGCTCTTCACCAACCTCGGCACGGGCTTCCGCGCTCCCAACGTGGACGACTACCTGCGCCTGGGCGCGGAGGGTCCGGGCTACGTGTTGCCCAGCCGCGAGCTGTCCCCCGAGAACTCGTACACCGCCGAGGTGGGCGGGCGCTTCCAGCGGGGCGAGGTGGCGCGGGTGCAGGCCGTGTATGCCTATACCTTCATCGACGGGCTGGTGACGGCGGTGCCCGGGGCGCTCAACGGCGAGACGCATACCCCGGACGGGCTGGCCTACCTGGCGCGGACGAACGCGGACAACGCGCAGGTGCACGCGGTGGAGCTCTCCGGACAGGTGCGGCCCGTGCGCTCGGTGACGCTGCTCGCGCAGGCCGCGTGGGTCCTCTCCACGCAGAAGCGGTTGGATCCGCTGCGTCCCGAGGCGCCGGCCGAGACCGAGCCGTATTCCAAGTCCCCACCGCTCAACGGGCTGGTGCGGGCCACCTGGGAGCCGGTGGACTTCGCCTTCGTCGAGGGGGTGTTCCAGTGGGCGGCGAAGCAGGATCGGCTGAGCGCGGCGGACCGCGAGGACATCCGCATCTGCCCGGAGTCGCCCGGCTGCGAGGGCACCCCGGGGTGGGCGGCGGTGCACCTGCGGGCCGGCGCGAGCTGGCGCTGGCTCACCGCGACGCTGGAGCTGCGCAACCTCACCGATGCCTCGTACCGCTCGCACGCCTCGGGCGTGGACGCGCCGGGCCGCTCGGTGACGCTCGCGCTGGAGGGCCGCCTGTGA
- a CDS encoding MDR family MFS transporter — MNLTATTPVTTPGERIDYASTLSPRTKALVLAGVMMGLFLAALDQTIVATALPRIVAELQGMELFAWTSTSYLLASTTLVPIYGKLSDSFGRKAVILAGIGIFLLGSVLCGLAGSMLALVIFRGIQGMGAAAITSTAFAVPADLFVPAERARYQGIFGTVFAASSIIGPILGGTLTDTVGWRWVFFINLPLGAIAVAFIVGKMPRLHSGVSSKVDWLGAFLLIVATVPFLLTLRGDRPLEAWLSPEVLGMLALSLVGLVLFILVERRTPHAIIPFALFRSRVFVQICLTSVCTGAAFFAALLFLPVLAVNGLGATARNAGVAMMPLTAAVVLTSLVTARWVARTGRYKVVIVGGLVMLCLGLFLLSTLSVESTLWDIGMRTFVFGCGMGPVLPMLTLSIQNAVPPDQVGSATAGRQFFQQLGQAMGSAVFGIILTSALAHALTNELEPVRTEVPVAMRERFDHWFDPVRLQKGGMVREGPGEDHGTGGERLMEEVRALAVEETKARVLVRAGQEAVSRSFVKAVTRVYDWALPLGLCALLLALFTREIPLRKANRPEPPIVSE, encoded by the coding sequence ATGAATCTGACCGCTACCACCCCCGTGACGACGCCCGGCGAGCGCATCGATTACGCGAGTACGCTCTCGCCGCGCACGAAGGCGCTCGTCCTCGCGGGCGTGATGATGGGCCTGTTCCTGGCCGCGCTCGATCAGACGATCGTCGCCACGGCCCTGCCGCGCATCGTCGCCGAGCTCCAGGGCATGGAGCTCTTCGCGTGGACCTCGACGTCCTACCTGCTCGCCAGCACCACCCTGGTGCCCATCTACGGCAAGCTGTCGGACAGCTTCGGCCGCAAGGCGGTCATCCTCGCGGGGATCGGCATCTTCCTGCTGGGCTCGGTGCTGTGCGGCCTGGCGGGCTCCATGCTCGCGCTGGTCATCTTCCGGGGCATCCAGGGGATGGGGGCGGCGGCGATCACCTCCACCGCCTTCGCCGTCCCGGCGGACCTGTTCGTCCCCGCCGAGCGGGCGCGCTACCAGGGCATCTTCGGCACGGTGTTCGCCGCCTCCAGCATCATCGGCCCCATCCTGGGCGGCACGCTCACCGACACGGTGGGCTGGCGCTGGGTGTTCTTCATCAACCTGCCGCTCGGCGCCATCGCGGTCGCGTTCATCGTGGGCAAGATGCCGCGCCTGCACAGCGGCGTCTCCAGCAAGGTGGACTGGCTCGGGGCCTTCCTGCTGATCGTCGCGACGGTGCCCTTCCTGCTCACGCTGAGGGGGGATCGGCCGCTCGAGGCGTGGCTGTCGCCCGAGGTGCTCGGGATGCTGGCCCTGTCGCTGGTGGGGCTGGTGCTGTTCATCCTCGTCGAGCGGCGCACCCCGCATGCGATCATCCCGTTCGCGCTGTTCCGGAGCCGGGTGTTCGTACAGATCTGCCTGACATCGGTGTGCACCGGCGCGGCGTTCTTCGCCGCCCTGCTCTTCCTGCCGGTCCTCGCCGTCAACGGGCTCGGCGCCACGGCCCGGAATGCGGGAGTGGCGATGATGCCGCTCACCGCCGCCGTGGTGCTGACGTCGCTGGTGACGGCGCGCTGGGTGGCCCGCACCGGACGCTACAAGGTGGTCATCGTGGGCGGCCTCGTGATGCTGTGCCTGGGGTTGTTCCTGCTGAGCACGCTCTCGGTGGAGAGCACGCTCTGGGACATCGGCATGCGGACGTTCGTCTTCGGCTGCGGCATGGGTCCCGTGCTGCCGATGCTCACCCTGTCCATCCAGAACGCCGTGCCACCCGACCAGGTGGGCAGCGCCACGGCGGGGCGGCAGTTCTTCCAGCAGCTCGGGCAGGCCATGGGCAGCGCGGTCTTCGGCATCATCCTCACCAGCGCGCTGGCACATGCGCTCACGAACGAGCTCGAGCCCGTGCGCACGGAAGTGCCCGTGGCCATGCGCGAGCGGTTCGATCACTGGTTCGATCCGGTCCGTCTCCAGAAGGGCGGGATGGTGCGGGAGGGCCCGGGTGAGGACCACGGCACGGGCGGCGAACGCCTCATGGAGGAGGTGCGTGCGCTCGCGGTGGAGGAAACGAAGGCGCGCGTGCTCGTCCGCGCTGGTCAGGAGGCGGTGAGCCGCTCGTTCGTCAAGGCGGTGACGCGCGTCTATGACTGGGCGCTGCCGCTGGGGCTGTGCGCGCTGCTGCTCGCCCTGTTCACCCGGGAGATCCCCCTGCGCAAGGCGAACCGTCCGGAGCCTCCCATCGTGAGCGAATAG
- a CDS encoding helix-turn-helix transcriptional regulator translates to MLALLLTLQRRGRATATELATELEVSVRTLYRDVAALMAAGVPVWTEPGPNGGIRLVEGWRTRLDGLTADEATALFLSGAPQALTDLGLATVAVSARAKVDATLPVELRGRASRIRERFLLDAPGWFSRPEPLDALPATAEAVWTGHRLDIRYGDGAASRRVDPLGLILKSGTWYLIARHRGAPKTYRLSRIHRAEVRPETFVRPEDFDLAAWWARSSAEFDRSLLTWPCRVRLSPRAYKRLPHLVPHDAVRRMLDDAGPPDADGWRTVDLQLESEDVAVDQLTGLGDGVEVIEPLALRHRLHTVGTRMAALNAPKLGFL, encoded by the coding sequence TTGCTCGCCCTCCTCCTCACCCTCCAGCGGCGCGGACGTGCCACCGCGACGGAGCTCGCCACCGAGCTGGAGGTCTCCGTCCGCACGCTCTACCGCGACGTGGCGGCGCTGATGGCGGCCGGCGTCCCCGTGTGGACCGAGCCGGGTCCGAACGGCGGAATCCGTCTGGTCGAGGGCTGGCGCACGCGCCTCGACGGGCTGACCGCCGACGAGGCCACCGCCCTCTTCCTCTCCGGGGCGCCTCAAGCCCTCACCGACCTCGGCCTGGCCACGGTCGCCGTGAGCGCCAGGGCCAAGGTGGATGCCACCCTCCCGGTGGAGCTGCGAGGCCGGGCCAGCCGGATCCGGGAGCGGTTCCTGCTCGACGCGCCCGGCTGGTTCTCCCGCCCCGAGCCGCTCGACGCACTGCCGGCCACCGCCGAGGCCGTCTGGACGGGCCACCGGCTCGACATCCGCTACGGCGATGGAGCCGCCAGCCGCCGCGTGGACCCGCTCGGGCTCATCCTCAAATCGGGCACCTGGTACCTGATCGCCCGGCACCGCGGAGCCCCCAAGACGTACCGGCTCAGCCGGATCCACCGGGCCGAGGTCCGGCCCGAGACCTTCGTCCGTCCGGAGGACTTCGACCTCGCCGCCTGGTGGGCCCGCTCCTCCGCGGAGTTCGACAGATCCCTGCTCACCTGGCCCTGCCGCGTCCGCCTCTCGCCCCGCGCGTACAAGCGCCTCCCCCACCTCGTCCCACATGATGCCGTCCGCCGGATGCTCGACGACGCCGGGCCACCGGACGCGGACGGCTGGCGCACGGTGGACCTCCAGTTGGAGAGCGAGGACGTCGCCGTCGACCAGCTCACCGGCCTGGGCGATGGCGTCGAGGTGATCGAACCCCTGGCCCTCCGCCACCGCCTGCACACGGTCGGCACGCGGATGGCGGCCCTCAACGCCCCGAAACTCGGATTCTTATAA
- a CDS encoding WD40/YVTN/BNR-like repeat-containing protein, which produces MRSQKSWRRLFAAAIAVTLAPLSSLAEERDHDRDDANARREFRDQWYNEAYGKAKKAKKGGPWSLEFRKFMNEAARKEREKYASQLPGISSAIAPVTDPTATIAATGTTWVNIGPTKADYLQNGSYSLNKTDAGRVRNIIVDPTNPNTLYIAFSGGGVWKSTDGGTTWTPKTETLGSLSVGSLEMDPNNSQVLYLGLGDPFDGTGIGLVKSTDGGNTWFAPVYLGNASSITDIQVVPGNGNIVLATTNAGIFRSVDAGATWSQVSLSTGYTETPSGWSIAHAGGSKFVITLEAQPSAASGNTQGQVWVTADNGATWTRATGVTSTAGLERMTVATAPSSPTTVYVLASNPSGNLADIFKSTNGGTSFTALGAAGKRYSNGNTEARQVSALFNTQGWYDQMIVVHPTNPNLVYFGGALHMAKTTDGGSTYSQVTNWLGQFSLPYVHADFHAAAFDPTGGKLYVGNDGGVFMTANGGTSFSDALNVGIASHLIYDIGSSAGDRNAVIAGMQDNGTRVRVGATSVYNQELGGDGFGCDIHATNGKQMLGTLYYARIYKSTDGGLNFASASTGITESNNSSTAPFNTVLTTWKGDATGNTVYTFVNTKVYKSTNYATSWTALGTTGLPTDIFIRGIGTAKSNGSVLGIVANAGRVFLTNNGGTSWTQAAALPNNGLSLSDVEFDPANPNTLYVSSVAPDGTKAHTWKSTNFGAAWTVSETGLPAGVPVNSITVDPGSSTTVYAATHLGVYRSTDAGATWSRFGTGMPLVNVTDLEILQDSSLVRVGTFGRSVWELTP; this is translated from the coding sequence ATGCGTTCGCAGAAGAGCTGGCGCCGGTTGTTCGCCGCCGCCATCGCCGTGACCCTCGCCCCCCTGTCCTCGCTGGCCGAGGAGCGGGACCATGACCGTGACGACGCCAACGCCCGGCGTGAGTTCCGGGACCAGTGGTACAACGAGGCCTACGGCAAGGCGAAGAAGGCGAAGAAGGGCGGGCCGTGGTCGCTCGAGTTCCGCAAGTTCATGAACGAGGCGGCGCGCAAGGAGCGTGAGAAGTATGCCTCGCAGCTCCCGGGCATCTCCTCGGCCATCGCCCCGGTGACGGATCCGACCGCGACCATCGCGGCTACGGGCACCACGTGGGTGAACATCGGTCCCACCAAGGCCGACTACCTGCAGAACGGCAGCTACTCGCTCAACAAGACGGACGCGGGCCGGGTGCGCAACATCATCGTCGACCCGACCAACCCCAATACCCTCTACATCGCCTTCTCGGGCGGCGGCGTCTGGAAGTCCACCGATGGCGGCACCACGTGGACGCCCAAGACGGAGACGCTGGGCAGCCTGTCCGTCGGCTCGCTGGAGATGGATCCCAACAACAGCCAGGTGCTGTACCTGGGCCTGGGAGATCCGTTCGACGGCACCGGCATCGGCCTGGTGAAGTCCACCGATGGCGGCAACACCTGGTTCGCCCCGGTGTACCTGGGCAACGCCTCCTCCATCACCGACATCCAGGTGGTACCGGGCAACGGCAACATCGTGCTGGCCACCACCAACGCGGGCATCTTCCGCTCCGTGGACGCGGGCGCCACCTGGTCCCAGGTGAGCCTGTCCACCGGCTACACGGAGACGCCCTCCGGCTGGTCCATCGCCCACGCGGGCGGCTCGAAGTTCGTCATCACCCTCGAGGCCCAGCCCTCCGCCGCCAGCGGCAACACCCAGGGCCAGGTGTGGGTGACGGCGGACAACGGGGCCACGTGGACGCGCGCCACGGGCGTCACCTCCACGGCCGGCCTGGAGCGCATGACCGTCGCCACGGCGCCCTCCAGCCCCACCACCGTGTACGTGCTGGCCTCCAACCCCAGCGGCAACCTGGCGGACATCTTCAAGTCCACCAACGGCGGCACCAGCTTCACGGCGCTCGGCGCGGCCGGCAAGCGCTACTCCAACGGCAACACCGAGGCGCGCCAGGTCAGCGCCCTCTTCAACACCCAGGGTTGGTACGATCAGATGATCGTCGTCCACCCGACCAACCCCAACCTGGTCTACTTCGGCGGCGCGCTGCACATGGCGAAGACCACCGATGGTGGCTCGACCTACTCCCAGGTCACCAACTGGCTCGGCCAGTTCAGCCTGCCGTACGTGCACGCGGACTTCCACGCCGCGGCCTTCGACCCGACGGGCGGCAAGCTGTACGTGGGCAACGACGGCGGCGTCTTCATGACGGCCAACGGGGGCACCAGCTTCAGCGACGCCCTCAACGTGGGTATCGCCTCGCACCTCATCTATGACATCGGCTCGTCGGCGGGTGACCGCAACGCCGTCATCGCGGGCATGCAGGACAACGGCACCCGCGTGCGCGTGGGCGCCACCAGCGTCTACAACCAGGAGCTCGGCGGCGACGGCTTCGGCTGCGACATCCACGCCACCAATGGCAAGCAGATGCTCGGCACGCTGTACTACGCCCGCATCTACAAGAGCACCGACGGCGGCCTGAACTTCGCCTCCGCCAGCACCGGCATCACCGAGAGCAACAACAGCAGCACGGCGCCGTTCAACACCGTGCTGACGACCTGGAAGGGCGACGCGACGGGCAACACCGTCTACACCTTCGTGAACACCAAGGTGTACAAGTCCACCAACTACGCCACGTCGTGGACCGCGCTCGGCACCACCGGCCTGCCCACCGACATCTTCATCCGTGGCATCGGCACGGCGAAGAGCAACGGCAGCGTCCTCGGCATCGTCGCCAACGCCGGCCGCGTGTTCCTCACCAACAACGGCGGCACGAGCTGGACCCAGGCCGCGGCGCTGCCCAACAACGGCCTGAGCCTGAGCGACGTGGAGTTCGATCCGGCCAACCCCAACACCCTCTACGTCTCCTCGGTCGCGCCGGACGGGACCAAGGCCCACACCTGGAAGTCCACGAACTTTGGCGCCGCCTGGACGGTGAGCGAGACCGGTCTGCCCGCCGGCGTCCCGGTCAACAGCATCACCGTGGATCCGGGCAGCAGCACCACGGTGTACGCCGCCACGCACCTGGGCGTGTACCGCTCCACCGACGCGGGCGCCACGTGGAGCCGCTTCGGCACCGGCATGCCGCTGGTGAACGTGACCGACCTGGAGATCCTCCAGGACTCCAGCCTCGTGCGCGTCGGCACCTTCGGCCGCTCGGTCTGGGAGCTGACGCCTTGA
- a CDS encoding PepSY-associated TM helix domain-containing protein — protein MPSPARVPRTSEAEVPPSPAVASLRGPSRVVVWLRRARPLHRWVGVPLTLLVLISSLTGILLGWKKQFAVLQPPLRTGASLEARDWQPLHLISSAAEAGLRDHLGAPPGPIDRLDVRPSKGVAKVLFREGFWEVQVDLTTARVLSVDRRASDFIEALHDGSILQGEGSRVTWSTVLGLGLLVLSLSGLWLWWGPRLTRRSASSSRGS, from the coding sequence ATGCCGTCTCCCGCCCGCGTCCCCCGGACCTCGGAAGCCGAGGTCCCTCCGTCTCCCGCCGTCGCTTCCCTCCGTGGCCCTTCGCGCGTGGTGGTCTGGCTGCGCCGCGCACGCCCGCTCCATCGCTGGGTGGGCGTCCCGCTCACGCTGCTCGTGCTGATCAGCAGCCTCACCGGCATCCTGCTGGGCTGGAAGAAGCAGTTCGCGGTGCTCCAGCCGCCCCTGCGTACCGGTGCCTCGCTCGAGGCCCGCGACTGGCAGCCGCTCCACCTCATCTCCTCGGCCGCGGAAGCGGGGCTGCGCGATCACCTGGGCGCGCCTCCCGGTCCCATCGACCGGCTCGACGTGCGTCCCTCCAAGGGCGTGGCCAAGGTCCTCTTCCGCGAGGGCTTCTGGGAGGTGCAGGTCGACCTGACCACCGCCCGGGTGCTCTCCGTGGACCGTCGGGCCTCTGACTTCATCGAGGCCCTCCATGACGGCTCCATCCTCCAGGGCGAGGGCTCCCGGGTCACCTGGAGCACCGTGCTGGGGCTCGGCCTGTTGGTGCTCTCCCTCTCGGGGCTCTGGCTCTGGTGGGGGCCCCGGCTGACCCGGCGCTCCGCTTCTTCCTCTCGCGGCTCATGA
- a CDS encoding glycosyltransferase, translating to MTSTTNASRKPATFLLTSSTAPGHFLRILDLAQQLTSRGHRVLVKAKAAAAAEVKASGAEHLPYEHQMDLQDLTVLAKNAELPRWMPKFPFFLAQFRFIAQANNVQLARELEPVLRREQVDCVLYDFFEVGAAWAAERAGIPWASAGNLGTILTRDELPLMFSVQPPMRHFSKVPAVAHGFLNQFLPLREPRVRLGLPPYTGRTADLIRAMVSPRLHIIMAHRGLAGDVPLRDNQVFAGPTTFNVPTKAHQEVPRIDPGTVVISTTTTPKDDGLFRRVLEAVAPMNVPVLATAAGAQDIPVGLGAHVRIERYVPHDTVFPQARALITHGGWGAVGRALTYGLPMLVIPLFGDQHLNAAMVERAGLGRHLPLDQATPERIRAELQTLLADESIRARARRSAAEIKQLKEEQVAAQALERLAIEGKAGATARASAA from the coding sequence ATGACCTCGACCACCAACGCTTCACGCAAGCCCGCGACGTTCCTGCTGACGAGCTCGACCGCGCCAGGACACTTCCTGCGCATCCTCGACCTGGCGCAGCAGCTCACCTCCCGGGGCCACCGGGTGCTGGTCAAGGCGAAGGCCGCCGCCGCGGCCGAGGTGAAGGCCTCCGGCGCGGAGCACCTCCCCTACGAGCACCAGATGGATCTGCAGGACCTCACGGTGCTGGCGAAGAACGCCGAGCTGCCGCGATGGATGCCGAAGTTTCCCTTCTTCCTCGCGCAATTCCGCTTCATCGCCCAGGCGAACAACGTCCAGCTGGCGCGAGAGCTCGAGCCCGTGCTGCGGCGCGAGCAGGTGGACTGCGTGCTCTACGACTTCTTCGAGGTGGGGGCGGCCTGGGCGGCGGAGCGCGCCGGCATTCCCTGGGCGAGCGCGGGGAACCTGGGCACCATCCTCACGCGCGATGAGCTGCCGCTGATGTTCAGCGTGCAGCCGCCGATGCGGCATTTCAGCAAGGTGCCCGCGGTGGCGCACGGGTTCCTCAACCAGTTCCTGCCCCTGCGCGAGCCGCGGGTCCGGCTCGGCCTGCCGCCCTATACCGGCCGCACGGCGGACCTCATCCGGGCGATGGTCTCGCCCAGGCTCCACATCATCATGGCCCACCGGGGTCTGGCCGGAGACGTCCCGCTGCGCGACAACCAGGTCTTCGCCGGGCCGACGACCTTCAACGTGCCCACCAAGGCGCACCAGGAGGTGCCGCGCATCGATCCCGGGACCGTGGTCATCAGCACGACGACGACGCCCAAGGATGACGGCTTGTTCCGGAGGGTGCTGGAGGCCGTCGCGCCGATGAACGTCCCCGTCCTCGCCACGGCCGCGGGCGCCCAGGACATTCCGGTCGGACTCGGTGCCCATGTCCGCATCGAGCGGTACGTCCCGCACGACACGGTGTTCCCCCAGGCGCGGGCGCTGATCACCCACGGTGGCTGGGGCGCGGTGGGGCGTGCCCTGACCTACGGGCTGCCCATGCTGGTCATCCCCCTCTTCGGCGACCAGCATCTGAACGCGGCGATGGTCGAGCGCGCGGGACTCGGGCGCCACCTGCCCCTGGACCAGGCGACGCCCGAGAGGATCCGCGCCGAGTTGCAGACGCTCCTGGCGGACGAGAGCATCCGCGCCCGCGCACGGCGCTCCGCCGCCGAGATCAAACAGCTGAAGGAAGAGCAGGTCGCCGCCCAGGCACTCGAACGGCTCGCCATCGAGGGAAAAGCGGGCGCCACGGCCCGGGCCTCCGCGGCCTAG
- a CDS encoding TetR/AcrR family transcriptional regulator, with product MGAKRKTSRKKRALVRGEPVVRGVLEATLEELAVVGYGALRIDDVAARAGVNKTTIYRRWPTKQELVEAALHCVVVARVVPPDTGSLRGDLLETGRHMASLMRSAEGQALRRILIAEERNPEFTAIASLLRGAMDALPLPVIEAARTRGELAPGLESVLPFRVLAASIQHRLFMEGRDIDEGYLAQLVDLILLGALAPDKRK from the coding sequence ATGGGAGCGAAGCGGAAGACCTCGAGGAAGAAGCGTGCGCTGGTGCGCGGCGAGCCGGTGGTGAGAGGTGTGCTCGAGGCCACGCTCGAGGAGCTCGCCGTCGTTGGCTACGGCGCGCTCCGGATCGACGACGTGGCCGCGCGCGCCGGGGTCAACAAGACCACCATCTACCGGCGGTGGCCGACGAAGCAGGAGCTCGTGGAGGCGGCCCTCCACTGCGTCGTCGTCGCGCGGGTGGTGCCGCCGGACACGGGTTCGCTCCGGGGCGATCTGCTCGAGACCGGGCGCCACATGGCCTCGCTCATGCGCTCAGCGGAAGGCCAGGCGCTCAGGCGCATCCTCATCGCCGAGGAGCGCAACCCGGAGTTCACGGCCATCGCGAGTCTGCTCCGTGGAGCCATGGACGCCCTGCCGCTCCCCGTCATCGAGGCGGCCAGGACACGAGGCGAGCTGGCCCCGGGCCTCGAGTCCGTGCTGCCCTTCCGTGTCCTGGCGGCCTCCATTCAGCATCGGCTCTTCATGGAAGGCCGGGACATCGACGAGGGCTATCTCGCGCAGCTGGTCGATCTGATCCTCCTGGGCGCGCTGGCACCGGACAAGCGGAAGTAG
- a CDS encoding P2X purinoceptor encodes MRKGLLWAVMLGALGCHSGLGTACDAETTCPEGLVCSFPPPPKEGGEGLKGLCDYPPRGLDEPCSQAAECETALTCSNHFEPNTRYGRCVPRRASGEACFQDRDCATGRCEGASGSALDGTCAG; translated from the coding sequence GTGAGGAAGGGTTTGCTGTGGGCCGTGATGCTCGGAGCCCTGGGTTGCCACTCGGGCCTGGGGACTGCGTGCGACGCGGAGACGACGTGTCCCGAGGGACTGGTGTGTTCCTTCCCGCCACCGCCGAAGGAGGGAGGGGAGGGCCTGAAGGGACTGTGTGACTACCCGCCGCGGGGCCTGGACGAGCCCTGCTCCCAGGCCGCCGAGTGCGAGACGGCCCTGACGTGCTCCAACCACTTCGAGCCGAACACCCGCTACGGCCGCTGCGTGCCCAGGCGGGCCTCGGGCGAGGCGTGCTTCCAGGATCGCGACTGCGCCACGGGCAGGTGCGAGGGCGCGAGTGGCTCCGCGCTCGACGGCACCTGCGCGGGCTGA